In Juglans regia cultivar Chandler chromosome 13, Walnut 2.0, whole genome shotgun sequence, the following proteins share a genomic window:
- the LOC108988862 gene encoding uncharacterized protein LOC108988862, which yields MEGGGGEEVTIEELASNLTTYRDQLHQVDPANVRPIQEGAVNALAEAERVAEATKQAVKRKIALAASMDFQSRSLPAKLRIEPDDLEDVLAIIFALVFLVKLQKRKKIHAFKSKMRFEQLEVSQNKRQNAWQQFQSTKGKAKKIGFLSGRKRESIFKSPEDPSGKVGATGSGKGLTEFQKREKHLHLKGATVEADD from the exons ATGGAaggtggaggaggagaagaggtaACCATAGAAGAGCTCGCCTCAAATCTCACCACCTACAGGGATCAGCTTCATCAG GTGGATCCTGCCAATGTCAGGCCAATTCAAGAAGGGGCTGTCAATGCTTTGGCTGAAGCTGAGAGAGTGGCTGAAGCTACCAAACAAGCTGTCAAGCGTAAGATTGCGCTAGCTGCTTCCATGGACTTTCAGTCTCGGAGTTTACCAGCAAAGCTTCGTATAGAGCCCGATGACCTAGAAGATGTG TTGGCAATCATttttgctttagtttttctGGT AAAACTGCAAAAGCGTAAGAAGATACATGCGTTTAAGTCAAAGATGAGGTTTGAGCAACTTGAGGTGTCACAGAATAAGCGGCAGAATGCTTGGCAGCAGTTCCAGTCGACCAAAGGCAAGGCTAAGAAG ATTGGTTTCCTTTCGGGGCGCAAACGGGAGAGCATCTTCAAGTCTCCTGAGGACCCAAGTGGCAAGGTTGGTGCGACTGGAAGTGGAAAGGGTTTGACAGAGTTCCAAAAGAGGGAAAAACACTTGCATCTCAAGGGAGCAACTGTTGAGGCTGACGATTAG